In Desulfosporosinus youngiae DSM 17734, the genomic stretch CCTTGACTGAAAAGTTGCTCCTTTTTGGCGGAGCAATTCGTGAAGCTGGTTCAGTGAAAGCTCGGAAAGCGGAACGCTATGCTACTTCGGATTGGATGGAGCTTGAGAGGCAGCGTGGGATTTCCATTACGTCCAGTGCCCTTCAATTTAAGTACCAGGGATTTGTCATTAATATCCTTGATACACCTGGGCACCAGGATTTTAGTGAGGATACCTACCGAACTCTGACTGCGGCGGATAGTGCCGTGATGCTGATTGACGCGGCAAAAGGGGTTGAGACCCAGACCAAGAAACTCTTTGAGGTTTGCCGTAAACGTGGGATTCCGATTTTCACCTTTATTAATAAGTTTGACCGTGAAGCTAAAGATCCCTATGATTTGATGGATGAAGTAGAAAAGGTCTTGGGGATTGAATCTTATGCTATGAATTGGCCGATCGGTATGGGTCAGGATTTTAAGGGCATATATGACCGCCAGACAGGACAGGTTGAGCGCTTTATGGAAGGAAACGCACGATCCAGCGCTAAACCACCGGTATCTGGTCCGCTCAGTGATCCCCTGGTACAGGAAGGGATCGGGGAAGATCTTGTCAATCAGCTGCTGGAGGAAATTGAACTTCTGGATTTGGCAGGAAATACGTTCTCCCAAGAACGAGTGGACCGTGGGGAAGTGACACCCGTCTTTTTTGGAAGTGCTCTCAATAACTTTGGGGTTCCCAATTTTTTGCATTATTTTCTGGAACTTGCTCCCGCACCACAAGCCAGAAATACAAATTCAGGAATATTAGATCCGGAAACTCCCAGCTTTTCGGGATATATCTTTAAGATCCAAGCGAATATGAATACCCAGCATAGAGACCGAATAGCCTTCATCCGTATTTGTACAGGCCGCTATGA encodes the following:
- a CDS encoding peptide chain release factor 3, yielding MNQTDLKSEIASRKTFAIISHPDAGKTTLTEKLLLFGGAIREAGSVKARKAERYATSDWMELERQRGISITSSALQFKYQGFVINILDTPGHQDFSEDTYRTLTAADSAVMLIDAAKGVETQTKKLFEVCRKRGIPIFTFINKFDREAKDPYDLMDEVEKVLGIESYAMNWPIGMGQDFKGIYDRQTGQVERFMEGNARSSAKPPVSGPLSDPLVQEGIGEDLVNQLLEEIELLDLAGNTFSQERVDRGEVTPVFFGSALNNFGVPNFLHYFLELAPAPQARNTNSGILDPETPSFSGYIFKIQANMNTQHRDRIAFIRICTGRYERGMNVIHTRSHRRLRLAQPQQLFAQERSILDEAYAGDIIGVHDSGLLRIGDVLTEKDGLEFEAMPFFSPENFARINIANALKRKQFIKGIQELQEEGAIHVFRDLHIGVEAPIIGVVGQLQFEVLEYRLREEYGVHVNIQHLPFEIVRWVKKDEKTIKLLTESSMSTVVVDKDENYAVLLLDEWKANWLSDRYEIEFYVQPV